The following are encoded in a window of Vespa crabro chromosome 2, iyVesCrab1.2, whole genome shotgun sequence genomic DNA:
- the LOC124422093 gene encoding uncharacterized protein LOC124422093 isoform X10, protein MLVPPVAQGGTGDRPVGDAGGRAQQSSGPAGTATLWPLAPAQPNQVPNQQSQGIPPLAATPAPAHNQGVSRYGLYSLFPGGGGGSYVAATPATPGPPTPARAYHATTHKERTVSESVFSAAVGVGVGGYTWGAPTPPPGSPYSPVPVTQLELLAKNLASLAPPGQQALSLQGVGVNVGSLHHAQHTQHTQHTLNLAGLHHLHHEGLHQNTFSPQLSLVTGNAPTLTINSFSPNSTGNVVPTTGVLLQEYQSPTGSTATGCSVAVNGSSCPTSSTSSTMVVQGGNQVVQTTAKKREAFLSSQGQPVKLENKSTRQPCVCRNSNGKTKVVHSDAGCSRTLPVASSWNGQDANNGVNSNTNNNSLVKREPLASVPCQVAEVSTSLHATTTSVKIEPVPPKSENGIVVSNANAGGIPVGIAMARQRSQHQETSASMRNVSLSHHTSHHASYHHFQPDNLGSSSTAMTVGGATLVHCGGGGGEERPAHLAIPSGALAPSLNAALGSSLGPNLGPSLGSGLNSTLNSSLNSTLGSTATAAATTAWPPTLWQYPASAAAAAAAAAAAAAAMPMEPVGFPQMGVGVQGGLQLVRDPSSGHLLLIHAAEQMQQAVVWPNYPNHNGGNVAPPSLLLPPPPPSLQLLSDIGGARLVLTESKRKQQSTLPIVKIEADCGTSPTTIITSTESTKALQSVTSVTGTLVPDAPLVTTLHYYPHAPALVQISQTEPTHCRSQATSPVSCLTPPPEVTTIHAIEPPQMTPMVGVQDASNQTEAPEAEQEQDMPMETQVKQEQNLSPCQLQCASTATNLTTTTTTTTTNLTNLTNFEIVAATPEKMCNVVRITTTTTTVNPTVCGIVGKVDKAENTIINMADCPKYSITRECRSVTSIDRTIERVVSRQDDLEQDEEEDSRHDRSTINDDDDCYDNGRSPICRDARTGPRIIEITEENCDSFHENLEFFGTRRDRSTDRLRDRRRSYAIDNTQEQHQNREEEKKIIVEEPMIDRIAEESRGTVIHQVIAKLSPETSCCESQRKEEMYPESKVIVDSTSNNGPQSMTTTTTTTTTSSQNIPDCESCGKNRDVRPQMVVQQNPEVKPQISVKSFDMPNIDCDDQELETVVIKQEADDGSFDEQNSKFENVSTIEKPKDSMKRHSVERSHPGIENVVEKLKKNAAAAMQESSCPLQKIDESKERNVDNSRSRRHSETMPRKLENGLKKHILRSCENEKLLNEKRENIERSEIEGSSEKDSSSLAYSREYLHNDNNNDSRSNNNNIKNINDKEYVIRKRLAVACESKVKDDVSEVNASPPKKSRLDRASNANDDTVFLSATIVDNQSTKLKLAISTKQKSNVDLSGLELLSNSIEQFEHLKPEAQNCSTPDLEKSPSRGKLISPQGESNNNNVDSPLGLLCALAEQRFMEEVGDKVPRKLNLESSEEISRAGRLLLNLGRTSLEKERKRLDKRKSTDGDDENYEKSKRLKADVVYETTDDGKNSSIRYYEKCGKSRRHGARFQEDMVFRVKEKPNRSIDLAEENGIDDEETSSLAERFVRERERVQKFDKENNDLDYDRKKETLERYDQQYDRFCGNDRCYRDVSKEDALTDSETENDKTVCSTTRLEEEVDVNTQRRQESTEERNRQGKLDAKTNVGKKLHTEEDGDWPNMDAMELDMRVRLADIQRQYREKQKELSRLTPKKEDKRSPGRPRKKSHSSSSEHGTLSSPPILEPAVPCQKSPSHSPDGAPPPLTSAVLAMPRCNVNLVKLGEPRSHIKLLDSIPSIPIPVPPVASPITVLPTSKIQSEDDDKSTGRMEYDTSSPAPTVASSSSASKKRKVGRPRKLMCTSGNTRHFTETIVAKKPKSKSSLVGYLLSPKNRHLQTKYIAKSGYTPLPFKTGMLSLKASSKNHKSVKAKMKPAKQTPLHNKNVISSIIAEKAKLSHEVKLDKHSNKVRPKLKAEAKVKTWEDDESTVVENISSDTMSQEILEEKNVEQPEEEEGEEEVEREMERNKHDKSKKKKQKSISSSPSRHKSSDRDKKESKRRKSSDCKDCKECAKVAKAERTESIINRCKLTSAHLAIDQLRVLTAMGGLFYAGRLSAVRAPDVYAITLDGERGNRPHIHSREEILRDAIVEVCPSSTKELPPGTRLCAYWSEQYRCLYPGTSVEPTEPDPELDEKFVSVEFDDGDSGRIALDDIRLLQPDYPVVEYDPNPLLSLGKRRRQTSVSIEDKRSSINTISGTTSNSLTSTVSSTTSSHISSFDGVSIERHKTDDISAKALDDYRERKRLKKRRKDKLKRQHEAQEGKKKHKRHKGCEEHRKHKHRKHRKHKHKHSHHCNHSEGSHISSGESCCGQKSEDEPNKETPAKVEEEEEEEEDEEEEEEESEEMTVLEEEPEPVPEPIEVIVREEKIEKPKKSDKKGKVRERQESVESRSKMAAFLPARQLWGWAGRGYRRPGAKGRAKKQFFRAIQRGNETIQIGDSAVFLSTGRPDRPYIGRIESMWETSSSNMIVKVKWFYHPEETVGCPTNLKYPGALFESPHMDENDVQTISHKCEVLPLDEYTEKLGKEPHRYLTIYDNNDIYYLAGYYDPTTYLLSMQPGVV, encoded by the exons ATGTTGGTCCCTCCCGTGGCCCAAGGCGGGACGGGCGATCGTCCCGTGGGTGACGCGGGCGGTAGGGCCCAGCAGTCGTCCGGCCCTGCCGGGACAGCAACCCTATGGCCTCTTGCACCAGCGCAGCCCAATCAAGTTCCAAATCAACAGTCACAAGGAATACCACCCTTGGCTGCGACCCCTGCACCGGCGCACAATCAAG GTGTGAGCCGTTACGGGTTGTACTCGTTATTTCCCGGGGGTGGCGGAGGTAGTTACGTCGCGGCCACTCCCGCCACCCCAGGGCCACCCACCCCCGCGCGCGCTTATCACGCAACAACGCATAAGG AACGAACAG TTTCAGAGAGCGTATTCTCCGCTGCTGTTGGCGTTGGTGTTGGTGGTTACACCTGGGGTGCTCCCACGCCACCCCCTGGATCACCCTACAGTCCTGTCCCTGTGACTCAGCTTGAACTACTCGCCAAGAATTTGGCGAGTTTGGCGCCTCCTGGTCAACAGGCGTTGAGCCTTCAGGGTGTCGGTGTTAATGTTGGCAGTCTTCATCATGCGCAGCATACTCAGCATACGCAGCACACCCTCAATCTTGCTGGACTTCATCATCTGCACCATG AAGGTCTACATCAGAACACTTTTTCGCCCCAACTCTCCCTGGTGACCGGTAACGCTCCGACATTGACGATCAATAGCTTTTCGCCAAATTCGACGGGTAACGTCGTGCCGACGACGGGGGTGTTGCTCCAGGAGTATCAGTCACCGACAGGCTCGACAGCCACCGGTTGTTCCGTCGCAGTGAACGGTTCCTCATGTCCAACGAGTTCGACGAGTAGCACGATGGTCGTCCAGGGTGGCAACCAGGTTGTCCAGACTACCGCGAAGAAACGAGAAGCCTTCCTCTCGAGTCAAGGTCAACCGGTGAAACTGGAGAACAAGTCGACGAGGCAGCCCTGCGTTTGCAGGAACAGCAACG GTAAAACGAAAGTGGTTCATTCGGATGCAGGCTGTAGCAGGACGTTGCCCGTCGCATCGTCCTGGAATGGACAGGATGCGAATAATGGCGTTAATTctaatacgaacaataatagcCTCGTGAAGAGAGAACCTTTGGCCTCTGTGCCATGTCAGGTTGCAGAGGTTTCGACCTCTCTTCATGCTACCACTACCTCTGTTAAGATCGAGCCGGTTCCTCCGAAATCGGAAAATG GTATAGTGGTATCGAATGCGAACGCAGGTGGAATACCAGTTGGAATTGCAATGGCAAGACAGAGATCGCAACATCAGGAAACCTCGGCGTCCATGCGGAATGTCTCCCTCAGTCATCATACGTCGCATCATGCAAGTTATCATCACTTTCAACCTGACAATCTTG GTTCATCGAGTACAGCCATGACGGTAGGCGGCGCTACGCTCGTCCACTGTGGCGGAGGTGGTGGGGAAGAACGTCCGGCCCACCTCGCCATTCCTTCGGGTGCTTTGGCGCCCTCGTTGAACGCGGCCCTCGGTTCGAGTCTCGGCCCGAATCTCGGCCCGAGTCTTGGCTCCGGCCTGAATTCCACCTTGAATTCCAGCTTGAATTCCACGCTCGGCAGTACCGCAACGGCCGCGGCCACTACTGCGTGGCCTCCCACGCTTTGGCAGTATCCGGCCTCGGCCGCGGCCGCTGCCGCCGCTGCTGCCGCCGCAGCTGCAG CGATGCCCATGGAACCCGTAGGGTTCCCGCAGATGGGTGTCGGTGTGCAGGGAGGTTTGCAGTTGGTCAGAGATCCATCCAGCGGTCATCTTCTTTTAATTCACGCAGCCG AACAAATGCAGCAGGCTGTGGTCTGGCCGAATTATCCAAATCACAATGGCGGAAACGTAGCACCCCCGTCCCTTTTGTTACCGCCGCCACCACCGTCCCTTCAACTTTTAAGCGACATAGGCGGCGCTAGATTGGTCCTTACCGagagcaaaagaaaacaacagaGCACTTTGCCGATCGTCAAGATCGAGGCGGATTGTGGTACGAGTCCGACAACCAtaataa CGTCGACGGAATCGACGAAGGCATTGCAGAGCGTGACATCGGTGACGGGCACTCTAGTGCCAGATGCACCGCTCGTAACGACTCTTCATTACTACCCACATGCACCGGCTTTGGTGCAGATTAGTCAAACGGAGCCCACGCATTGTAGGTCGCAG GCAACCTCGCCGGTATCCTGTCTGACACCACCACCAGAAGTGACGACGATCCATGCGATCGAGCCACCGCAAATGACACCGATGGTCGGCGTTCAGGATGCTTCGAATCAAACAGAAGCGCCAGAAGCCGAACAGGAACAGGATATGCCAATGGAGACTCAGGTGAAACAGGAGCAAAATCTTAGCCCATGTCAGCTTCAATGTGCTAGTACCGCGACGAATCTTACGACGACCACCACTACTACAACGACGAATTTGACGAATCTGACGAACTTCGAGATCGTCGCGGCGACTCCAGAAAAGATGTGCAATGTCGTCAGgataacgacgacaacgaccaCGGTCAATCCTACCGTATGTGGTATAGTTGGCAAGGTCGATAAAGCAGAGAATACGATCATCAACATGGCTGATTGTCCAAAATATTCTATCACGAGGGAATGCAGAAGCGTCACGTCGATCGATAGAACGATCGAACGTGTCGTAAGTCGTCAAGATGATTTGGAGCAGGACGAGGAAGAAGATTCAAGGCACGATCGTTCGACGatcaacgatgacgacgattgTTACGATAATGGCAGATCACCGATATGCAGAGACGCAAGAACTGGTCCTAGAATCATCGAAATCACCGAGGAAAACTGTGACAGTTTCCATGAGAATTTAGAGTTCTTTGGCACGCGACGGGATCGTTCAACTGATCGTCTTCGAGATCGTCGGCGAAGTTATGCGATCGATAACACGCAGGAGCAACATCAAAACCgtgaggaggaaaagaagatcaTTGTAGAGGAG CCGATGATCGATCGTATCGCCGAAGAATCGAGAGGTACAGTAATACATCAAGTTATCGCCAAACTATCACCGGAAACGTCTTGTTGCGAGTCacaaaggaaagaggaaatgtACCCGGAATCAAAGGTGATCGTCGATTCGACGTCGAATAACGGGCCGCAatcaatgacgacgacgacaacgacgacgactacgtcGTCTCAGAATATACCCGATTGCGAGAGCTGCGGGAAAAATCGCGATGTCCGTCCTCAAATGGTTGTTCAACAAAATCCAGAAGTGAAGCCGCAAATCAGTGTGAAATCTTTCGATATGCCTAACATCGATTGCGACGATCAAGAATTGGAAACTGTAGTTATCAAGCAGGAAGCCGACGATGGTTCCTTCGACGaacaaaattcaaaatttgAGAATGTATCGACAATAGAGAAGCCAAAGGATTCGATGAAGAGACATTCGGTTGAACGATCTCATCCAGGTATCGAGAACGTTGTCgagaaattgaagaaaaatgcGGCCGCCGCTATGCAAGAATCTTCCTGTCCATTACAAAAGATAGATGAATCTAAAGAACGTAACGTTGATAATTCGCGTTCTAGAAGGCACTCGGAAACGATGCCGAGAAAGTTGGAGAACGGTCTGAAGAAGCACATATTGAGATCCtgcgaaaatgaaaaattgttgaaCGAGAAACGTGAGAATATCGAACGATCCGAGATCGAAGGATCTTCGGAGAAAGATTCTAGCAGTTTAGCTTATTCGAGAGAATATTTacataacgacaataataacgacagtaggagtaacaataacaatatcaagaatataaacgACAAGGAATACGTCATCAGGAAAAGGTTAGCAGTTGCCTGCGAGTCGAAGGTCAAGGACGATGTATCTGAGGTAAATGCGAGTCCACCGAAAAAAAGTCGTTTAGATAGAGCATCGAATGCCAATGACGACACGGTTTTCTTATCGGCCACCATTGTCGACAATCAAAGCACGAAATTGAAATTGGCCATTTCGACGAAGCAAAAATCGAACGTCGATCTCAGCGGCTTAGAATTGCTCTCGAATAGTATCGAACAGTTCGAGCATTTGAAACCGGAGGCACAGAATTGTTCGACTCCGGATCTCGAGAAATCGCCTAGCAGAGGGAAACTGATCTCTCCTCAGGGtgagagcaataataataacgtcgaTAGTCCCCTCGGTTTGCTGTGTGCTCTGGCTGAGCAGAGATTCATGGAAGAGGTTGGAGACAAAGTGCCGAGAAAGCTCAATCTCGAGAGTTCAGAAGAAATATCGAGAGCCGGTAGGCTGTTGTTAAATCTTGGAAGGACGAGtttggagaaagaaagaaagagattggataaaagaaaaagtacggATGGAGACGATGAGAATTATGAGAAATCGAAGAGACTTAAAGCCGATGTTGTATACGAGACAACAGACGATGGAAAGAATTCATCTATACGTTATTACGAGAAATGTGGTAAAAGTAGAAGACACGGAGCTAGATTTCAAGAAGACATGGTATtcagagtgaaagagaaaccTAACAGAAGTATAGATCTCGCTGAGGAAAATGGAATCGACGATGAGGAAACTTCTTCGTTGGCGGAAAGATTTGTACGAGAACGTGAACGCGTTCAAAAGTtcgataaggaaaataacgatttggATTAtgatagaaagaaggaaacatTGGAACGTTACGATCAACAGTACGATCGATTTTGCGGAAATGATAGATGTTATCGTGATGTATCAAAGGAAGATGCCTTGACAGATTCCGAAACGGAAAACGACAAGACAGTTTGTTCTACTACGAGATTAGAGGAGGAAGTAGATGTAAATACGCAAAGAAGACAAGAATCCACAGAGGAGAGAAATAGGCAAGGAAAATTGGACGCAAAGACGAATGTTGGTAAAAAGTTACATACGGAGGAAGACGGGGATTGGCCAAATATGGATGCAATGGAGTTGGATATGAGAGTGAGATTGGCGGATATTCAAAGACAATACagagaaaagcaaaaggaacTATCGAGGTTGACGCCAAAGAAGGAGGACAAGAGAAGTCCAGGTAGACCGAGAAAGAAGAGCCATTCATCGAg ttCCGAACACGGtactctctcttctcctcccaTTTTGGAACCAGCAGTCCCTTGTCAAAAGTCTCCGTCTCATTCTCCTGACGGAGCTCCACCGCCATTAACGTCAGCAGTCTTGGCCATGCCAAGATGTAACGTGAATCTTGTGAAACTCGGTGAACCTCGAAGTCACATTAAACTTTTGGATAGTATACCGAGTATACCTATACCAGTACCACCGGTTGCTTCGCCTATCACGGTTTTACCAACGAGCAAGATACAATCAGAGGACGACGACAAGAGTACTGGAAGG aTGGAATACGATACATCTTCGCCAGCGCCAACCGTAGCAAGTTCTAGTTCAGCATCAAAGAAACGTAAAGTTGGCCGCCCCAGAAAACTCATGTGCACGTCAGGGAATACAAGACACTTTACAGAAACTATTGTTGCGAAAAAACCAAAAAGCAAAAGTTCCCTCGTGGGTTATTTGTTGTCACCGAAAAACAGGCATCTTCAAACCAAG TACATCGCCAAGTCTGGTTATACTCCCCTACCCTTTAAAACCGGAATGTTGTCCTTAAAAGCTTCCTCCAAGAATCACAAATCAGTCAAGGCGAAGATGAAACCCGCGAAACAAACTCCGCTgcataataaaaatgtcatcAGTTCGATTATCGCGGAGAAGGCTAAACTAAGTCACGAAGTTAAGTTGGATAAACACAGTAATAAGGTAAGACCAAAACTGAAAGCCGAGGCAAAGGTAAAAACCTGGGAAGACGACGAGAGTACTGTCGTTGAAAATATATCGTCGGATACCATGAGCCAGGAAATTCTTGAG gaaaaaaatgttgaacaaccagaggaggaagaaggagaggaggaagtcgagagagagatggaaaggaATAAGCACGAtaaatcgaagaagaagaaacaaaagtcTATCTCGTCGTCCCCGAGTCGACATAAATCGAGCGATCGCGATAAGAAGGAATCTAAACGTCGAAAATCGTCCGATTGTAAAGATTGTAAGGAATGTGCGAAGGTTGCTAAAGCGGAAAGAACAGAAAGCATTATTAATAGATGTAAGCTAACGTCGGCTCACTTGGCCATTGATCAGTTAAGAGTTCTGACGGCTATGGGTGGTCTCTTTTATGCCGGAAGACTTAGCGCTGTTCGAGCTCCAGATGTTTACGCTATTACTCTTGATGGCGAACGAGGGAATAGACCTCATATTCATTCAAGGGAAGAGATTTTACGGGACGCg atcgTAGAGGTATGTCCAAGTTCAACGAAAGAATTACCACCCGGTACAAGACTTTGTGCTTATTGGAGCGAGCAATACAGATGTCTTTATCCAGGAACATCGGTCGAACCTACCGAACCAGATCCCGAACTCGATGAGAAATTTGTCAGTGTTGAATTCGATGACGGTGATAGCGGTAGAATAGCTTTGGATGACATCAGATTACTCCAACCTGATTATCCTGTTGTTG AATACGATCCAAATCCTCTTTTATCTTTGGGCAAACGTCGACGACAGACCTCGGTTTCgatagaagataaaagatcGTCCATAAATACTATATCTGGTACAACATCGAATAGTTTAACATCTACGGTTTCTTCCACAACTTCCTCTCACATTTCCTCTTTCGATGGAGTCTCGATAGAACGGCACAAAACGGATGATATCAGTGCAAAGGCATTGGATGATTATCGTGAACGTAAGCGtttgaagaagaggagaaaggatAAATTGAAGAGACAACACGAGGctcaagaaggaaagaagaaacataagAGGCACAAGGGTTGCGAAGAGCATAGAAAGCACAAGCATAGGAAACATAGAAAGCATAAGCATAAACATAGCCATCATTGCAATCATAGCGAAGGAAGTCATATAAG TAGCGGGGAAAGTTGTTGTGGTCAAAAAAGTGAAGATGAACCAAATAAAGAGACTCCGGCAAAGgttgaagaggaagaggaagaggaagaagacgaggaagaggaagaagaggaaagtgAAGAAATGACTGTTTTGGAAGAAGAACCTGAACCAGTTCCCGAACCAATTGAAGTTATAGTAAGGgaggaaaagatagaaaagccgaaaaaatctgataaaaaaggaaaagtacgAGAGAGACAGGAGTCGGTGGAAAGTCGAAGTAAAATGGCTGCATTCTTGCCTGCGAGACAATTATGGGGATGGGCTGGTAGGGGTTACAGGAGACCTGGTGCAAAAGGAAGAGCTAAGAAACAATTTTTCCGAGCCATTCAAAGGGGAAACGAAACTATTCAAATAGGTGATAGTGCAGTTTTCCTTTCTACTGGTAGACCAGATAGACCATACATAGGACGTATAGAGTCTATGTGGGAAACATCAAGTTCTAATATGATAGTTAAAGTTAAGTGGTTTTATCATCCTGAAGAGACAGTAGGATGTCCAACCAATCTAAAGTATCCg ggTGCTCTATTCGAATCCCCTCATATGGATGAAAATGATGTACAAACTATTTCGCACAAATGCGAAGTATTACCGTTGGACGAATATACAGAAAAACTGGGAAAAGAACCTCATAGATATCTTACCATctatgataacaacgatatctACTATTTGGCCGGATATTATGATCCGACGACGTACCTTCTATCTATGCAACCTGGGGTTGTTTGA